A single region of the Halorussus gelatinilyticus genome encodes:
- a CDS encoding serpin family protein — MNVPEDVNAPADSYVAGNADFGLALLDRLADESPDRNRFVSPYSVGVALAMTYAGARGETRTEMAETMRFHPTGDELHPTVAALRSALPLADSDSSESATTAGDSDESDGDDGAEQRGDGVPLRLVGANALWGQEGYPFREEFLRRLEQHYGAGLGRVDFAGNPDEARRAINEWIADRTREKVPELFPEGVIDQQTRLVLANAVSFRANWADTFDEETTGPKPFTALDGTTDEVPTMYQQERFPFTEVDGVKVLELPYAGGNTDMALFMPPRGREQFREFERHLDADRLTELLDATEAREVEVRLPRFEFRSDLDLAERLATMGMPTAFTREANFDGMADDDDASESPKLRSVMHEAYVRVDERGTEAAAATGVEAEALGAPRNPATFVADRPFLFVIRHRPTGTVLFLGRVADAAAAN; from the coding sequence ATGAACGTTCCGGAAGACGTGAACGCACCGGCCGACAGCTACGTCGCCGGGAACGCGGACTTCGGCCTCGCGCTCCTCGACCGCCTCGCCGACGAGTCGCCCGACCGGAACCGGTTCGTCTCGCCGTACAGCGTCGGCGTCGCGCTGGCGATGACCTACGCCGGGGCGCGCGGCGAGACCCGGACCGAGATGGCCGAGACCATGCGGTTCCACCCGACCGGCGACGAGTTACACCCGACGGTGGCCGCCCTGCGCTCGGCCCTGCCGCTCGCCGACTCGGACTCGTCCGAGTCGGCGACTACCGCTGGCGATAGCGACGAGAGCGATGGCGACGACGGGGCCGAGCAGCGCGGCGACGGCGTCCCCCTCCGACTCGTCGGCGCGAACGCACTCTGGGGGCAGGAGGGCTACCCCTTCCGCGAGGAGTTCCTGCGGAGGCTGGAACAGCACTACGGCGCGGGTCTCGGCCGGGTGGATTTCGCGGGGAATCCGGACGAAGCGCGGCGGGCCATCAACGAGTGGATCGCCGACCGGACCCGCGAGAAGGTCCCCGAACTGTTCCCGGAGGGAGTCATCGACCAGCAAACACGGCTCGTCCTCGCCAACGCGGTCTCCTTCCGGGCGAACTGGGCCGACACCTTCGACGAGGAGACCACCGGGCCGAAGCCCTTCACAGCGCTCGACGGGACGACCGACGAAGTGCCGACGATGTACCAACAGGAGCGGTTTCCCTTCACCGAGGTGGACGGCGTGAAGGTCCTCGAACTCCCCTACGCCGGCGGAAACACCGACATGGCCCTCTTCATGCCGCCGCGCGGACGGGAGCAGTTCCGCGAGTTCGAGCGGCACCTCGACGCCGACCGCCTCACGGAACTGCTCGACGCGACCGAGGCGCGGGAGGTCGAGGTCCGACTCCCCCGGTTCGAGTTCCGGTCGGACCTCGACCTCGCCGAGCGGTTGGCGACGATGGGGATGCCCACCGCGTTCACCCGCGAGGCGAACTTCGACGGGATGGCCGACGACGACGACGCCAGCGAATCGCCGAAACTCAGGTCGGTGATGCACGAGGCCTACGTCCGAGTGGACGAGCGGGGAACCGAGGCCGCGGCGGCGACCGGCGTGGAGGCCGAGGCGCTGGGCGCCCCCCGGAACCCCGCGACGTTCGTCGCGGACCGGCCGTTCCTGTTCGTGATTCGTCACCGTCCGACCGGGACGGTGCTGTTCCTCGGTCGGGTCGCGGACGCCGCGGCGGCGAACTGA
- the surE gene encoding 5'/3'-nucleotidase SurE, giving the protein MTDSREILLTNDDGIDSPGIRALYDALSEVGNVTTVAPADDQSAVGRAMTYEVPVEEHELGYAVGGTPSDCVVAGLAELGPYPDIVVSGCNKGANIGAYVLGRSGTVSAAVEAAFFGVPAIAASLHIPQSEWPRDTTVEEYAEVAEAVRYLVERAPDAGVFEQAEYLNVNGPLPRDAGAVGDRGGADGGVRTPMEVTRPSHVYDMDATEEDGVVTLHDQTWGQLEGDTLSDPEGTDRRAVFEGKISVSPLTAPHTTERHDALDDLAEQF; this is encoded by the coding sequence ATGACCGATTCCCGCGAGATACTGCTGACGAACGACGACGGGATAGACAGCCCCGGCATCCGCGCGCTCTACGACGCCCTCTCGGAGGTCGGCAACGTCACGACGGTCGCGCCCGCCGACGACCAGAGCGCGGTCGGCCGGGCGATGACGTACGAGGTCCCCGTCGAGGAACACGAACTCGGCTACGCCGTCGGCGGGACGCCCTCCGACTGCGTGGTCGCGGGACTCGCGGAACTCGGGCCGTACCCCGACATCGTAGTCTCGGGCTGTAACAAGGGCGCGAACATCGGCGCGTACGTCCTCGGACGCTCGGGCACCGTCAGCGCCGCAGTCGAAGCGGCGTTCTTCGGCGTCCCCGCTATCGCGGCGTCGCTCCACATCCCCCAGAGCGAGTGGCCCCGCGACACGACCGTCGAGGAGTACGCCGAGGTCGCCGAGGCGGTCCGCTACCTCGTGGAGCGCGCGCCCGACGCCGGAGTCTTCGAGCAGGCGGAGTATCTGAACGTCAACGGACCCCTGCCGAGAGACGCCGGCGCGGTCGGCGACCGCGGCGGGGCGGACGGCGGGGTGCGAACCCCGATGGAAGTCACTCGGCCCTCGCACGTCTACGACATGGACGCGACCGAGGAGGACGGCGTGGTGACGCTCCACGACCAGACGTGGGGACAACTGGAGGGCGACACGCTCTCGGACCCGGAGGGCACCGACCGCCGGGCGGTCTTCGAGGGGAAGATAAGCGTCTCGCCGCTGACCGCTCCGCACACGACCGAGCGCCACGACGCGCTGGACGACCTCGCCGAGCAGTTCTGA
- a CDS encoding AN1-type zinc finger domain-containing protein: MSPMDTCNQCGEKLVSARGCSYCEGTFCPHHQLPEKHDCPGIEHLSKTGDRFDSGFDGSP, translated from the coding sequence ATGTCTCCCATGGACACTTGCAATCAGTGCGGCGAGAAATTAGTCAGCGCGCGTGGCTGTTCGTACTGCGAGGGGACGTTCTGCCCGCACCACCAACTCCCCGAGAAGCACGACTGTCCCGGCATCGAACACCTGAGCAAGACCGGCGACCGCTTCGACAGCGGGTTCGACGGGTCGCCGTAG
- a CDS encoding transcriptional regulator, translating into MVKSTVRFPEPVVEEIEALVEDGVVESKSEFHRFCSEYVLAQLDPDFEPETLDFEELEDALIRDAGPSEEEGLSFLESVLFIRKHALRGNVQDAEDFIDHHYDPADRDAVLLEELLSFYHESSPDSAATPRRSVQPEQR; encoded by the coding sequence ATGGTCAAGAGTACCGTCCGATTTCCCGAACCCGTCGTCGAGGAAATCGAAGCGCTCGTCGAGGACGGCGTCGTCGAGAGCAAGTCGGAGTTCCACCGCTTCTGCTCGGAGTACGTCCTCGCGCAGTTGGACCCCGACTTCGAGCCGGAGACGCTCGACTTCGAGGAGTTGGAAGACGCGCTCATCCGCGACGCGGGTCCCTCCGAGGAGGAGGGCCTCTCCTTCCTCGAATCGGTACTCTTCATCCGGAAGCACGCGCTCCGTGGGAACGTCCAAGACGCCGAGGACTTCATCGACCACCATTACGACCCCGCGGACCGCGACGCGGTACTCTTGGAGGAACTCCTCTCGTTCTACCACGAGTCGTCGCCGGACTCGGCCGCGACCCCCCGCCGCTCGGTCCAACCCGAGCAGCGGTGA
- a CDS encoding carbonic anhydrase: MHQTFVELLERNAEHAQEFRSRFGDVQDSQHPAVVTVCCSDSRVLQDEMWGNDEPGRVFTCSNIGNRVVQRTEAGEAVSGDVLYPVAHTGTDTVVVVGHTGCGAVTATYDALTHGLAEPPGIDHCLGLLKPRLQAGVEALPEGVDRTEAINRLVEYNVDRQVEFLLESDEIPDATDVIGVVYDFQDVYGERRGEVHVVNVDGETDPDALREEYPDIGDRIARLWTY; the protein is encoded by the coding sequence ATGCACCAGACGTTCGTGGAGTTGCTGGAGCGCAACGCCGAACACGCCCAGGAGTTCCGGTCGCGGTTCGGCGACGTACAGGACTCACAGCACCCGGCGGTCGTCACCGTCTGTTGCTCGGACTCGCGGGTCCTGCAGGACGAGATGTGGGGAAACGACGAACCGGGCCGGGTGTTCACCTGTAGCAACATCGGCAATCGAGTCGTCCAGCGGACCGAAGCGGGCGAGGCCGTCTCGGGTGACGTTCTCTACCCGGTGGCGCACACCGGCACCGACACCGTGGTCGTGGTGGGCCACACCGGCTGTGGGGCCGTCACGGCGACCTACGACGCGCTGACCCACGGCCTCGCGGAGCCGCCGGGCATCGACCACTGCCTCGGCCTGCTGAAGCCTCGCCTCCAAGCGGGCGTCGAGGCGCTCCCCGAGGGCGTGGACCGGACCGAGGCCATCAATCGGCTCGTGGAGTACAACGTCGACCGGCAGGTCGAGTTCCTCCTGGAGAGCGACGAGATTCCCGACGCCACCGACGTCATCGGCGTCGTCTACGACTTCCAAGACGTGTACGGCGAGCGTCGCGGCGAGGTCCACGTCGTCAACGTAGACGGCGAGACCGACCCGGACGCCCTGCGCGAGGAGTATCCGGACATCGGCGACCGGATAGCGCGACTCTGGACGTACTGA
- a CDS encoding formate/nitrite transporter family protein, with protein MDTPKGTTVSEEAEEDEESTPRVRRSDRAASGAPAAGWALGDRFAWEEIHQRLLASAEEAIDSTTRELFFSGLTAGFAIVLTFIGYAVGSANFPNNHFLATVLYPIGFLYIILGRYELYTENTLPPVKLVLTRLASLPLLLRMWTVVLTANIVGAAIGAFVLANTQVLSPEAMRAGVGLVQHGLEVGWWDVFFKAVFAGWLVAGVVWLGTGARDTISRLIIIYLVFYMIPTVGLFHVVSSGAEALFFVFLGVPGPGLLTIAYEFWLPVLLGNTFGGVVLVALVSYAQSEHRRYPEIRVLSTRELLFSLKGGRPFDTPRPGIRLTDESEETGTEHD; from the coding sequence ATGGATACGCCGAAAGGGACCACCGTGAGCGAAGAAGCCGAGGAAGACGAGGAATCGACGCCCAGAGTTCGGAGAAGCGACCGAGCGGCGTCCGGTGCCCCGGCCGCCGGGTGGGCGCTGGGCGACCGGTTCGCGTGGGAGGAGATTCACCAGCGACTCCTAGCGTCGGCCGAAGAGGCGATAGACAGCACCACCAGGGAGCTGTTTTTCAGCGGCCTCACCGCCGGGTTCGCCATCGTCCTGACCTTCATCGGATACGCGGTCGGGAGCGCGAACTTCCCGAACAACCACTTCCTCGCCACCGTCCTCTACCCCATCGGGTTCCTCTACATCATCCTCGGTCGGTACGAACTCTACACCGAGAACACGCTCCCGCCGGTCAAGTTGGTGTTGACCAGACTCGCCAGCCTCCCGCTCCTGTTGCGCATGTGGACCGTCGTCTTGACGGCGAACATCGTCGGGGCGGCCATCGGCGCGTTCGTCCTCGCCAACACGCAGGTCCTCTCGCCGGAGGCGATGCGGGCGGGTGTCGGACTCGTCCAGCACGGCCTCGAAGTGGGCTGGTGGGACGTGTTCTTCAAGGCGGTGTTCGCGGGGTGGCTGGTCGCCGGCGTGGTGTGGCTCGGAACCGGCGCGCGCGACACGATTTCCCGACTGATAATCATCTATCTCGTCTTCTACATGATACCCACCGTCGGCCTGTTTCACGTCGTCTCCTCGGGGGCCGAAGCCCTCTTCTTCGTCTTCCTCGGCGTTCCCGGTCCGGGACTGCTCACTATCGCCTACGAGTTCTGGCTCCCAGTACTGCTCGGGAATACGTTCGGCGGCGTGGTGCTGGTCGCGCTCGTCAGCTACGCCCAGTCCGAACACCGTCGCTACCCCGAAATCCGCGTCCTCTCGACGCGCGAGTTGCTGTTCAGTCTGAAGGGCGGCCGCCCGTTCGACACTCCCAGACCGGGGATTCGGCTGACGGACGAGAGCGAGGAGACCGGCACGGAACACGACTGA